The Sphingobacterium lactis sequence AATCTATGATTACATACGCTGAGGCAGTTATTATGGTCTTTTTTCAAAAAAAGGCATTGCTTTTGCATAGGAGAGTTACAACTATAAAGCGTACAATTAAAATCAAGTGTTATGATTAAACGAATAAGCGTACCATTACTGTTGATGTCGGGATTATTGATTACCTCCTGTGGGGTGAGCAAGAAAACCCATCAGGCATTGCAGACGCAATACACAGACTTAAGTGAAAAATACAGACAGAGTGAGTTGGATCTAACCGAGAGCCGTGCTCGCGTAAAAAGTCTGGAAGATCAGTTGGAACAGGAACGTAAGAACAATGCAGGCCTTCGGGAGGCATTGGCCAGGTTACAGGGTACATTGGATAACAGTATCAACCAGAATACCCAAGGAAATGTTAATATCTCCAAATTGGTGGATGAGATCAATGCTTCCAATAAATATATCCAACATTTAGTGAACACCAAGCAGAAGAGCGACTCGCTTAACATGGTGCTGACGAACAACCTAACGCGCTCACTTAGCCGCGAAGAAATGAAAGATGTGGATGTGCAAGTATTGAAAGGGGTGGTTTATATCTCCCTATCAGATAATATGTTGTACAAATCCGGAAGTTACGAGATCTCGGATCGTGCAGGCGAAACACTGTCCAAGATTGCGAAGATTATCCAGGATTACAAAGATTACGAAGTGTTGATCGAAGGTAATACCGATACGGATCCGATTTCGAAATCAAATATCCGGAACAACTGGGATTTGAGTACCTTGCGTGCTTCATCCGTGGTGCAGGCTTTACAGAATCAATATGGGGTTGATCCGAAGCGCCTGACAGCAGGTGGTCGCGGTGAATACAACCCGATTGCAGACAACAGTACTGCCGAAGGTAAAGCGCGGAACCGGAGAACACAGATCATCATTACGCCGAAATTGGATCAATTCATGGAGTTGATCGATAAGGCACCGGAAACTGCTGAAACACCAGCAGATACAACCGCATTCTAATAAGAGAAATCCAGAAATATAAAATCCCGAATTTTTTGAATTCGGGATTTTTTTATGTCGTGTGTTCTCCTCGTTAACCAAATATCAACATGAGGGAGGATGCCAGGACCAAGGTGAGGATGATGATCCTGAATTCTTTTTCTGGGATAATCTTCACCAAACGGATGCCGATGAATCCGCCCAGCACAATAAAAGGAATTGCCATCAGGTTCAGCATAAAGCCTTCCCAACTCAGATTCTGCCACACGAACAGTTGCAGAGGGATCTTGGTGAAGTTAAGGATCATGATAAACCAGGCGCCCGTAGCAACCAGGGTATATTTATCCATTTTCCTTGTCAGCAGGAAAATGGTTAAGGCCGGTCCTGCAGCATTGCCGATCATCGTCGAGAATCCGACAAGTAAACCGAACATGGGAGCATACCACCAATTATCGGTGAAATCTCTTCCTTCGCCCTGATTTTTGGCTTTATTCGTTCCCCAGACCATTAACAGGACTGAGACGAGGATACAGGCGCCCATCGTGATCTTGAACGTCTGATCATCGATGTATTCCCCGACAAATAAACCAATGAATAGACCAAGAAAGGCAGATGGCAACATGGCTTTGATTTCGGACCATATAAATTGCTTGCGGTAATAGATGACCGCCAGCAGGTCCGCCATGCACAGTAGGATCAACACTATGCCCGTCGAATATTTGGCGCCAAACAGTAGTGCAAAGAGCGGAACAGCAAAAGTACCGACGTTCTGGATCCCCGTTTTGGAGATGCCGATCAGCATCGCGCAGAAGAAGTACAAGGCCCACGCCCAGGGAGAATGAAGGAGTTGCAGCGCGCTATCCCACATGCTCGCGGTAAATTTCCCGCAATCGGGCAAAGTTCATGTCTTTATAATTTTCAATATAATCCAGACATACCGGGAGTTCTTCTTTTTTATGGGTACTTAGTACGCCAATGACGTTCATGTTGGCATTCAGACCGGCAGTAACTCCTGAGAAGGAATCTTCGAAGACAAAGCAATTTGCAGGATCAATGCCCAGGTTGGCCGCTGATTTCTCGTACACTTCGGGGTGGGGTTTGTGCAATTCCACATTTTCACTGCCCAAAGTGGATTTGAAGAACTTACGAATGTCCAGCGCGTCCAGGATCAGGTCCATATTGGCGCGTGGCGCTGAAGTGGCAACGCCCAACTGCACATCGTTTACATGCAGGTCTTCCAAGAAATTGGGTAAGTAGGGGATCGGCTTGACTTCCGCTCCGTAAATCTCGCGGAACAGGCCTTCTTTTTCCATCTCCAGGTTCAGTAATTCCTTCCCACGGATGGGACGTTTGAAAAAATGCGTGAAGATATAGCTGTTGTGCTTTCCATACATGTGTTTCTCAAATTCCTCCTCTGAATAGGGAATTTTGTACTTGTCGAAAAAGGCTTCAAATGCCTTGGCGTGGTAGGGGTTGGTGTGTGCAATCACACCATCCATATCGAAAATAACGGCTAACGTATTCAATTTTTATCTGTTTGTTTTACGGGTTTTAATATACGTTTTATCCGTGCAAAAGGCGAAACGAAACAAAACCTTTCCTGTATCTGCTTATTTTTCAATTCGATCGCCCAGCATGATGTAGGCCTGGTCAATGAATTTATTGAAGGAAGAGGAGGGATCTGTACGTGGTTTTCCGTCGATACCATGGCCCAGTCGGACGATGATCAGGTCATCTTGCGGGATCACGATAACATATTGCCCGAGGTGCCCATCCATATAGAAATAGTCCTTCTCGGCGTACTTACCGATCCACCAACCGTATCCATACTGCGGTGAGTCCGGAAAGAAATTGGTGATCGATTTTTGTACATAGGCAGAATCGATTAACGACTGCCCATTCCATTGGCCATGTTGCAGGTAAAGTTTGCCGAATCGGGCAAAGTCCTTCGCATTACTTGCTACACAACAGTAAGCTTTTTCGATACCCTTCTTTTCGGAATCAACCTGCCATAGGGCGGTATGTTCGGCACCCATGGGTTTCCAGAAATAATCACTCAGCAGCTCGGAAAGGCTTTTGCCTGTTGCGCGTTGCAAGGCGATGCCCAGCAATTGGGTATCGCCACTCTTGTAAATGAATTGTTGTCCGGGTTGCTTATCGATTGGCATCACCGAAAGTGCACCGACGATATCCTTGTCAAAATATAAACGTGTGGTAATGGAAAATGGATCATAATAGTCTTCGCTCCATTTCATGCCGGAGCTCATGCTGACCAAATTTTCAAAGGTTAGGGAGTCCGCATACGGACCGGTAATCTCCGGAACGAAATCCTTAATCTTCTGTTGGATGTTCTTCACTTTTCCATCCTGTATGCTGCGGCCCAAGATGGCGGCGACCATACTTTTGGCCATGGAGAAGGAATTGGACCTGGACGAGTCGGTGTAGCCACCGTAATATTCCTCAAACCACACACTGTCCCGGTGGATGATCACATACGCTACGGATTTCCATTGCTCATGGATCGCTTTCAATTCCGGGGTGATTTTTACGCTATTGTAATCCTTTGCTTTGGCCCATGGCTGTGGGGTGCCGGTCTGAATGGTATGATTGTCAAAAAACCTATAATCATCGAGATAGGCTGTTTTATGGCCTTGTAGATACGTTACATAAACTCCCTTGAGGAGATAATCTGCTTTGAAGATGTATAATGCAGCGACGGTTAAAACGATGATGGCAACCAAGGCTATGCCCAGCCATTTTAGGAATTTGACAAGATATTTCATACAAAAAGTGGTTTCTTGATTAAAGATATCAAGAATTTTCGACTATTTTAATTTCTTTGCCTCATTCCAATACACATCCATTTCCTCCAGGGTCATATCCTTCAATTGCTGTTGATTTTCGGCAGCACGTTCCTCGATATAGGTGAAGCGTTTAATGAATTTCTTATTGGTCCTTTCCAATGCGTTTTCGGGGTTAATGCCCAAATGGCGGGCGTAATTGATCAGGGAAAACAGCAAATCCCCAAACTCCTGTTCGGCATTTTCGGTATTTATTTTCTTGGAATCCTGGATATCAAATTCAGCTTTGAATTCCGCCAGTTCCTCTTCGACCTTCTTCCAGACTTCGGCCTTGTCCTCCCAGTCGAAACCGACTCCACGGACCTTATCTTGGATCCGGTACGCCTTTACCAATGCCGGCAATCCCTTTGGCACTCCAGATAGAACAGATTTATTGCCTTCCTTCAATTTCAGGGCTTCCCAGTTCTGCTTCACCTGCTCGTCATCCGCGGCTTCCACGTCGCCATAGATGTGGGGGTGGCGGGAGATCAATTTATCACAGATCCCATTCAACACATCCACAATGGTAAATTTATCCTGCTCTTCCGCAATCCGGGCATAGAAGACCAGGTGCATCAATATATCGCCCAACTCTTTCTTGATTTCCTGGTGATCCTCTTCGAGGATTGCATCCGCCAGTTCGTACATTTCCTCAATGGTCAGGTGCCGAAGGGATTCCATGGTTTGTTTCTTATCCCAAGGACATTCGACCCGTAAGGTATATAAAACTTCTAGTAGTCTTTCGAAGGCTGTGGCCGGGGTAAATTGTGGTTCTGGCGCTGGATGTGGCATAATATTGAGCAGCTTTTGTATGAAGTGATTTTACTGAATTACGAAAACAATATCCAAAGTTAGGTGTTTTTAGTAAAGAAAATATAAAATACCATGGATAAAACTTTCAAATACGCTACGATGACCGAGGCCCTGGATAATTTAGCAAAACAGGGATATACAATTGACTATAACGTTGAATTTGATGAACTTTCGGCAGATGCCGCAAACTACGATATTGATGTGCTGTACAGGTATGAGGGAGAATCCGATCCGGCAGATGAATCGTCGGTGTATGGCATATCGAATACCCAGACAGGTGATAAAGGTGTTTTTGTTGCCGGCAATCTTTCGCTGATCGAAGGCCGCAAGAGAGATATCATCCTCGATTTGGAGATGAAATATAAAGACAAGCATTAAGATTAAGTTAATTAAATGGTAAGCCCGGGCGTGAGTTCGGGCTTTGTTTGTTTTATGTCTTTATCCGGAATAGGGTTGGGGAAGTAGCCTAACAATTGTATTTTTGTATAAACAAAATTTATAGGATGACCTTAGTACAATTGGAATACATAATAGCCGTTGATACCTACCGTAGCTTTGTAGCCGCAGCTGAGAAATGTTTCGTCACGCAACCGACGCTGAGCATGCAGATCCAGAAATTGGAAGAGTCATTGGGCGTTAAGATTTTTGATCGAAGCCGGCAACCGGTCGTTCCGACGGAAATCGGGGAAAAGATCATCGAGCAAGCGCGGACAGTTTTAACGGAAAGCAAGAAGATTACCGAGATTCTGCAGGCCGAGAAAGGGGAGTTGACGGGGGAACTTCGGGTAGGCGTTATTCCTACGGTAGCACCGTACCTATTGCCACTGGTCATTTCTTCGTTTATGAAGAAATATGATAAATTGAAACTGCAGATCTGGGAATACACCACGGAGCAGATTGTACAGGAATTGAAATTGGGCACCTTGGATTGCGGGATACTATCCACGCCATTGCACGATTCGGCCATTCAGGAGACCCCGCTATTCTACGAGACATTCGTGGCCTATGTTTCCGAAAAAAGCCATGCCTTCGAAAAGAAAATGTTGAGTACGGACGATATAGCCGATGAGAAACTTTGGTTATTGAATGAAGGTCACTGTATGCGTGGGCAGGTATTGAATATCTGCAACTACAAGCACAACCATTCCAAGGAGGGGACTTTTGACTACAATACGGGCAGTGTGGAAACATTGAAGCGGATGGTGGAATTGAACGGCGGGTTGACGATCTTGCCAGAATTGAGCATTGCGGCTTATGATGAAGATCAATTGGCCCATGTCCGTTATTTCAAGGGACCTGAACCGGTGCGCGAGATCAGTCTGGTGACACCGCAGAACTTCGTCAAGAAGCAAGCGATCAATATGCTTAAGAATGAAATCCTACAGATCGTACCGGAAAAGTTCAAGAGCAAAAAGAAAAAAGAAGTAATGGGTTTTTCACTGTAGAAAAACCCATTTTTTATGCTCGTTATGTGTGCATTTAACTTAATCTCTTAAGGAGAGTAATTTGCTGACATATTTGCCAATGATATCGAACTCCAGATTGACCGTCTTTCCGATTTCAATGTCCTTCATGTTCGTATGTTCAAGCGTAAAAGGAATAATGGCCACCGAGAAACTGTTCCGTTCGGAATTGACCACGGTTAAGCTGATGCCATTGACCGTTATGGAACCTTTCTCTACCGTAACGTTATGCAGTTCTGCATCATATTCAAACGTAAATAGGACCGAGCCATCCTGAGGTTCGACAGCTGTACAGACAGCCGTTTGATCCACATGACCTTGAACGATATGTCCATCCAGACGACCATCCATAAGCACGCAACGCTCCAGATTGACAACATCACCTTCTTTTAAGGAATCCAAATTTGATTTCTCCAAGGTTTCCCTGATGGCAGTGACCTGGTGTTCATTGCCAGATACACCGACCACCGTTAAACATACACCGTTGTGCGAAACACTCTGGTCAATTTTAAGGGCAGGGGAGATTTTTGATTCAATATAGAAGTGAAGGTTGGATTGTTCGGGTTCAATGCGCTTGACAACGCCTAATGTCTCTATGATTCCTGTAAACATATATCTTGTGATTTATTCAAATATACCAATTTTGGGGCTAGAATGGTGCGTAGGGGACTTTTTTAAAATTATTTTAAAAAAGATTTGCAAAAGTGTAGAATGTACACTATCTTTGTGTCATCATAATTTAGGTTTATAATTGGTTATTAAAGGTTTTCATTCTCCCCGTTTGAAAACCTTTTTTTTATACATTTAATCCTTTGGTTTCCAGATAGTTAAATATTTTATTGTTAAGAAGACACTTCCATGACAGAAAAAAATTTGGAAGTTTCACCTTATTTTATCTACCTTTGTCTTAGGTTTAGGTTGATTACCTCATTAGAGGTTATTTTTTAAAGCTTGAGCGATCGCCCGATTGACTCAAGCTTTATTTTTTTATATACCTTTTGTAACACGTGTTTAAACGCGCTTTTTTAATTAATTTTCTTATAACGAAATGCCAAATCTAATGCTGAATGACCAGTAAGCGGAGCAATAGATCTTGTATCGGATATTTTTTTTGATATAAAAAAAGCGTCAGCGCAAAATGCGCCGACGCCATAATCATATACAGTAGGCACGTTATGCGCCTTTTTTGTTCTTGCTTAATGCTGCTAGGTAGAAGTAACCACAGGAACCGGCAATCAATGACCCGATCAGTACGGCAAATTTTGCCTCTTCAATAAAAAGTGGATCCTTAAAAGAAAGCATGGATATAAAGATCGACATGGTGAACCCAATACCGCCGAGCATACCGACACCCGCCATGTGTTTCCAGTTGGCATGTTCAGGAAGGTTGGCAATCTTGGATTTGACACAGAGCCAGGTGGTAATGAAAATCCCGATGGTCTTTCCGAAGAACAAACCAAGGATAATCCCCAGGCCAAGAGGTGTAGTCAAGCCACCGATCATTTCTTGGTGAATGGTGATGTTGGTATTGACCAAAGCGAATAGGGGAATGATGATGAAGTTGACGGGATTGGCCAATGCATGTTCCAATTTTTCGAGTGTAGATTCCTTTTCATCTGGCGTGGTCGGCAGGGTCATGGCAACCAGGACACCTGCGATCGTTGCATGGATGCCCGAGTGATGGATAAAGTACCAAATAAATAGACCGGGAATGACATACGCCCAAACGGATTTGACACCGAACCTGTTGAAGGCAATCAAAAGGGCAAGTATGGCTCCGGCATACATCAGGTAGGTGTAATGCAGCTCTGTGGAGTAGAAAATAGCGATCACCAGAATGGCCAGCAGGTCGTCCACGATAGCCAATGCGGCAAGGAACACCTTCAAGCTGGTCGGGACACGTTTGTCCAAAAGGGAAATAATGGCCAGGGCAAAGGCAATATCTGTAGCCATTGGAATCCCCCAACCGTGGTGAGTGGGTTGGTCATGGTTAAAGAAAACATAGATTAAGGCTGGGACGATTGCCCCACCAACGGCGGCAAGGATCGGCAGAATGGCATTCTTTGGTGAGGATAGTTCCCCTTCGACAAGCTCACGCTTGATCTCCAAACCGACCAATAAAAAGAAAATGGCCATTAAGCCATCATCTATCCATTGTTTAATGCTGTAGTTCAGATGAACGGTGTCATTCTCGAATCCGAGTTTCGTTTGTAAAAATGAATTGAATGATTCCGCCAGTCCGGAATTTGCGATCAGAAGGGAAATGATAACGCAAAGGAATAAAAGTAATCCGCCACCTGTATTCGAAGAAAAGAACTTTTTGAATACCGTAAGATTAATTCTGTTAGCCATATAAAGTTGAGATTGTATTGAATGTTAATTTTTCAATAGGCGTAAAGGTAGCAAAAAAGAGGGATTGCCAGTGATTAAGGTGTCTACTTTTTTGAAAACAAAAGCCCGATCCATTCCTTGGAATCGATCGGGCTTTTGGACATGTGGCTATGTTAATTCTTGTAATTGAACCATTTGATAAGTTCCTTGAAACTCGCTTTCTTTCCGTACATCAGGATACCAACGCGATAGATTCTGGCGGCAACCCAGGTGGTGAACACAAATCCGAGTACCAGGAGCCCGAAGGAGAGGGCGATCTGCCAGATGGGTACCCCAAATGGAACCCGTACCAACATGGCAATCGGCGACGTTAGGGGAATGAAGCTTAACCAGGTTGCGACCTGACCATGTGGATCATTGATCAATACCCCGAATGAGAGGACATACGCCAATAATAAAGGTGTGGTGATCGGCATGGTAAATTGGTTTGCTTCGGTTTCATTATCAACGGCAGAACCAACGGCTGCGAACAGGGCACTGTACAACAGGTAACCCCCGATAAAGAACAGGAAGAAGCAGATCAGCAATTCCGGGATATTGACCGATTCCATGGCTGTACCGATCTCGGACATAATGGTTCCCGAATCCATTTCTGGCGCCTGTGGGTTGTTCTTCATCATCTGCTCCTGGAATTCATTCTTGTCGCCAAGAAAACTGGTGGCCACACCTGCTAGGGCAAAGCTGAGAATGATCCATAAGAGGAATTGTGTAATACCGACCAATCCGATGCCGACGATCTTGCCCATCATCAATTGAAAAGGCTTGACCGAGGAAATAATAACCTCGATAATGCGGTTGGACTTTTCTTCAATGATGCCGCGCATTACCTGGGCACCATATAAGAATAGGGATAGGTAAATCAAAATGGAGAGCGCCATGGCAATGCCCATCGCTATACGCGTATCACTGCTTTTCGCTTCACCAGATTCCGTAATTTCCTTCGCGTCGACACGTACCGTGTTGTCGATGTTTCGGATCGTCTGCGGGTCTATATTCAGTTCCTTGTATTGGTGGTTCAACAGGATCTCTTCCAATTGATTCTCAATTTCACTCTGTGTGGTGATATTGGGTTTTCCTGAAGAAAGAAATTCGATCTTATGGCTGGTGTAGAAGTCTTTCGGAATCAATAGGATGTTGGTGTTTTTCTTTTCTCCCTTGATTTCCTGGATCTGTTCGTTCAACTCCATCGTGGAATTCGAAAACTTCAGGCCTTCCGTATTTTCCAGCAAGGTGCTTATTTCATTGGTGTTGTCAACCACATAAACCAGCGCGTTGGCATCCTCAAAGCTCTTTTTTGAGAGCAGGAAAATACCGATATACATCGCAATGAAAAATAAGGGCACCAAGAAGGTGGTCAATAGAAAGGATTTCTTTTTTACCCTACTCAGGTATTCCCTTTGGATGATCAATAAAATTTTATTCATGGTTTAAATATGTAGGGTTATTTCTGTCTGTTACTTTTTCGATGAAAATGCTGTTCATGGATGGAATGATTTCAAAGATCTGTTTGATTTCCACTAAGGGAATCAGGTAGATCAGAACATCGTTCAGCGTTTTCTCCGGTTGCAGTTTAATGGTGATCTTCTTGTGATCATTGACACTTTGGCCAAGGACCTCCCAAAGTTCATCGTTGATGCCAATGTCCTGGCCTTCATATTCAATGGAATAGGTCTGGTTTCGATAGGTTTCCTTGATCTCCTTAACAGAACCCTCGAGGACAAGTTTGGATTTGTTGATCAGCGCGATATTGTCACACAAGGCTTCCACAGATTCCATGCGGTGGGTGGAGTAGATGATGGTTGCACCCTTTTTGTTCAGTTCCAGGATTTCATCTTGGATGACCTGGGCGTTTACTGGATCAAAACCGGAAAATGGCTCGTCCAGAATGATCAAGTCGGGTTCATGGAGGACGGTTGCCACAAACTGTACTTTTTGTTGCATCCCCTTACTGAGGTCTTCCACTTTCTTGTCCCACCAGGATTCGATCTGCAGTTTTTCGAACCAAAATTTGATCTTATTTTTTGCTTCCTGTTTGGAAAGGCCTTTCAGTTGGGCAAGATAGATCATCTGCTCACCGATCTGCATCTTCTTGTACAGGCCGCGTTCTTCCGGCAGGTAGCCGATGCGGCCGATGTGGGAAGGGTTGAGCGGAGTACCATCAAAATAAATCTGCCCGGAATCGGGAGCCGTAATCTGGTTGATAATCCGGATCAGGGAAGTCTTTCCGGCACCATTGGGCCCCAGAAGTCCGTAGATCTTTCCTTGGGGAACCGTGATGGAAACGTCATCAAGCGCCCTATGTTTGGCATATTGTTTAACAATGTTGCGTATCTCTAGCATTACAAATAGGTTTTGGTGCTGAATTTAATTCTTTTTATTGATAATCGGCGGGAAAATCAACAAAGGATGGCATAATAAATAAAAGCTATTAAATTGTACCTTTGTAGCATGATTATTCAAAAAGCTGAATTTGTTACGAGTAATACGGATGTTTCCAAGCTTCCGGTTGCCGATAAACCGGAATACGCATTTATTGGACGCTCCAATGTGGGCAAATCATCGCTGATCAATGCGATTACCCGGAAGAAGGGTTTGGCTAAGACCTCGCAGAAACCGGGGAAGACGCAGCTGATCAACCATTTCTTGATCAATGAGCACTGGTACCTGGTGGATTTGCCGGGTTACGGGTTTGCGCAGACCTCCAAGAAGAACCGTGCCATCTGGGAGAAGTTCATCCGTGAATACCTCGTGAACCGGGTAAATTTACAATGTGTCTTCGTCCTGATTGACTCCCGTTTGGAGCCGCAGAAGATCGATCTTGATTTCTGTTATTGGTTGGGGGAGAAGGGGATACCGTTCCTGTTGCTGTTCACCAAGGCGGACAAGCAATCCATTGTGAAAGGAGACCAGAACGTAGCGAAGTTCCGCAAAGCCCTGAAAACATGGTTTGAGGAAGTTCCTGCACATATCCTGACCTCCTCGGAAACAAAATTAGGCTGTGAGCAGGTGTTGAGCACCATTGATGATATTAATGCTAACTTCATTTCGCCGATAGAATAATCCATGAAGAAATATATGTCGCTTGTGCTGTTTGCACACAGTATCTTTGCACTTCCCTTTGCGATCATTGGTTTTTTTCTTGCTGTAGAGACGACGGACTATCAATTTGAGTGGAAGTTGTTCCTGCTGATGCTCCTGTGTATGGTGACGGCCAGAAATGCTGCGATGGCATTCAATAGGTATCTGGATCGGGACATTGATGCGTTGAATCCACGGACGGCCGTTCGGGATATTCCTGCTGGTCGCGTCAGTGCACAACAGGCGCTTCTTTTTACGATCATCAATTGTATCGTTTTCATGGTTGCCTGTTATTTCATCAATTTCCTGTGTTTCTTATTGGCGCCGATTGCCTTGTTCGTTATTTTGTTCTATTCCTACATGAAACGAATATCGCCTTTGTGTCATATTGTGCTGGGCATCGGTTTGGGATTGGCACCGGTGGGGGCTTACCTGGCGGTAACGGGTGTGTTCAATATTGTACCTATATATTATGGATTGGCCGTGTTGACTTGGGTATCGGGATTTGATATCATCTATGCTTTGCAGGATGAGGAATTTGATAAGGCCAACGGCCTGAATTCCATTCCGGCCAACTTTGGCGGAAAGACAGCCTTAAGGATTTCCGAAGTGCTTCATGTCTTGTCCTTTATATTTGTCCTGTTACCGATATTCTACTTGCCAACGGGCATTTTTTACTACATCGGCGTGGCGTTATATGGGTTCTTATTGATCTATCAGCACCGTATTGTTAGCCCAACCGATTTAAGTCGCGTGGACCGCGCCTTCATGACCACGAATGGCATTGCATCGGTGGTCTTTGCGGTCTTTTTTCTGTTGGATATTTGGATAAAATAAGAAATGATAATGCGCACATTTTAGCCCAATGGGTAAAAAATTAATTTGCATTCCATTTTGAAATCGTTTTCTTTGCAAGAAATCATAAAAAAT is a genomic window containing:
- a CDS encoding OmpA/MotB family protein — protein: MIKRISVPLLLMSGLLITSCGVSKKTHQALQTQYTDLSEKYRQSELDLTESRARVKSLEDQLEQERKNNAGLREALARLQGTLDNSINQNTQGNVNISKLVDEINASNKYIQHLVNTKQKSDSLNMVLTNNLTRSLSREEMKDVDVQVLKGVVYISLSDNMLYKSGSYEISDRAGETLSKIAKIIQDYKDYEVLIEGNTDTDPISKSNIRNNWDLSTLRASSVVQALQNQYGVDPKRLTAGGRGEYNPIADNSTAEGKARNRRTQIIITPKLDQFMELIDKAPETAETPADTTAF
- a CDS encoding sulfite exporter TauE/SafE family protein, coding for MWDSALQLLHSPWAWALYFFCAMLIGISKTGIQNVGTFAVPLFALLFGAKYSTGIVLILLCMADLLAVIYYRKQFIWSEIKAMLPSAFLGLFIGLFVGEYIDDQTFKITMGACILVSVLLMVWGTNKAKNQGEGRDFTDNWWYAPMFGLLVGFSTMIGNAAGPALTIFLLTRKMDKYTLVATGAWFIMILNFTKIPLQLFVWQNLSWEGFMLNLMAIPFIVLGGFIGIRLVKIIPEKEFRIIILTLVLASSLMLIFG
- a CDS encoding HAD family hydrolase, with amino-acid sequence MNTLAVIFDMDGVIAHTNPYHAKAFEAFFDKYKIPYSEEEFEKHMYGKHNSYIFTHFFKRPIRGKELLNLEMEKEGLFREIYGAEVKPIPYLPNFLEDLHVNDVQLGVATSAPRANMDLILDALDIRKFFKSTLGSENVELHKPHPEVYEKSAANLGIDPANCFVFEDSFSGVTAGLNANMNVIGVLSTHKKEELPVCLDYIENYKDMNFARLREIYREHVG
- a CDS encoding serine hydrolase domain-containing protein — protein: MKYLVKFLKWLGIALVAIIVLTVAALYIFKADYLLKGVYVTYLQGHKTAYLDDYRFFDNHTIQTGTPQPWAKAKDYNSVKITPELKAIHEQWKSVAYVIIHRDSVWFEEYYGGYTDSSRSNSFSMAKSMVAAILGRSIQDGKVKNIQQKIKDFVPEITGPYADSLTFENLVSMSSGMKWSEDYYDPFSITTRLYFDKDIVGALSVMPIDKQPGQQFIYKSGDTQLLGIALQRATGKSLSELLSDYFWKPMGAEHTALWQVDSEKKGIEKAYCCVASNAKDFARFGKLYLQHGQWNGQSLIDSAYVQKSITNFFPDSPQYGYGWWIGKYAEKDYFYMDGHLGQYVIVIPQDDLIIVRLGHGIDGKPRTDPSSSFNKFIDQAYIMLGDRIEK
- the mazG gene encoding nucleoside triphosphate pyrophosphohydrolase — protein: MPHPAPEPQFTPATAFERLLEVLYTLRVECPWDKKQTMESLRHLTIEEMYELADAILEEDHQEIKKELGDILMHLVFYARIAEEQDKFTIVDVLNGICDKLISRHPHIYGDVEAADDEQVKQNWEALKLKEGNKSVLSGVPKGLPALVKAYRIQDKVRGVGFDWEDKAEVWKKVEEELAEFKAEFDIQDSKKINTENAEQEFGDLLFSLINYARHLGINPENALERTNKKFIKRFTYIEERAAENQQQLKDMTLEEMDVYWNEAKKLK
- a CDS encoding hydrogen peroxide-inducible genes activator, with amino-acid sequence MTLVQLEYIIAVDTYRSFVAAAEKCFVTQPTLSMQIQKLEESLGVKIFDRSRQPVVPTEIGEKIIEQARTVLTESKKITEILQAEKGELTGELRVGVIPTVAPYLLPLVISSFMKKYDKLKLQIWEYTTEQIVQELKLGTLDCGILSTPLHDSAIQETPLFYETFVAYVSEKSHAFEKKMLSTDDIADEKLWLLNEGHCMRGQVLNICNYKHNHSKEGTFDYNTGSVETLKRMVELNGGLTILPELSIAAYDEDQLAHVRYFKGPEPVREISLVTPQNFVKKQAINMLKNEILQIVPEKFKSKKKKEVMGFSL
- a CDS encoding riboflavin synthase; translation: MFTGIIETLGVVKRIEPEQSNLHFYIESKISPALKIDQSVSHNGVCLTVVGVSGNEHQVTAIRETLEKSNLDSLKEGDVVNLERCVLMDGRLDGHIVQGHVDQTAVCTAVEPQDGSVLFTFEYDAELHNVTVEKGSITVNGISLTVVNSERNSFSVAIIPFTLEHTNMKDIEIGKTVNLEFDIIGKYVSKLLSLRD
- the nhaA gene encoding Na+/H+ antiporter NhaA, whose protein sequence is MANRINLTVFKKFFSSNTGGGLLLFLCVIISLLIANSGLAESFNSFLQTKLGFENDTVHLNYSIKQWIDDGLMAIFFLLVGLEIKRELVEGELSSPKNAILPILAAVGGAIVPALIYVFFNHDQPTHHGWGIPMATDIAFALAIISLLDKRVPTSLKVFLAALAIVDDLLAILVIAIFYSTELHYTYLMYAGAILALLIAFNRFGVKSVWAYVIPGLFIWYFIHHSGIHATIAGVLVAMTLPTTPDEKESTLEKLEHALANPVNFIIIPLFALVNTNITIHQEMIGGLTTPLGLGIILGLFFGKTIGIFITTWLCVKSKIANLPEHANWKHMAGVGMLGGIGFTMSIFISMLSFKDPLFIEEAKFAVLIGSLIAGSCGYFYLAALSKNKKGA
- a CDS encoding ABC transporter permease; amino-acid sequence: MNKILLIIQREYLSRVKKKSFLLTTFLVPLFFIAMYIGIFLLSKKSFEDANALVYVVDNTNEISTLLENTEGLKFSNSTMELNEQIQEIKGEKKNTNILLIPKDFYTSHKIEFLSSGKPNITTQSEIENQLEEILLNHQYKELNIDPQTIRNIDNTVRVDAKEITESGEAKSSDTRIAMGIAMALSILIYLSLFLYGAQVMRGIIEEKSNRIIEVIISSVKPFQLMMGKIVGIGLVGITQFLLWIILSFALAGVATSFLGDKNEFQEQMMKNNPQAPEMDSGTIMSEIGTAMESVNIPELLICFFLFFIGGYLLYSALFAAVGSAVDNETEANQFTMPITTPLLLAYVLSFGVLINDPHGQVATWLSFIPLTSPIAMLVRVPFGVPIWQIALSFGLLVLGFVFTTWVAARIYRVGILMYGKKASFKELIKWFNYKN